TTTCGTGTCAAGTTTGTTCCCCCGTCGTTAATGTGTTTCCTGTAACACAGGATTAGCTTCTCTATTGACTTGCTCCTGAGTGACTTCCTGGCATGCCTGGTTATGTGGCAGGTTTTCATTATGAAACAGGCTATGTTTTACTAAAACAATAAGAAAtgctatgtttatttttgttgttttaaattgtaatggtgaacattttcattcaaaatcatattttatattgtgaACATGATTATAGCTGGCCTCTATGGGCCCCCCAGCAGTTGGGCCCCAGGAACCTTTTCCCCCCTTATGGACAGCCCTGGTGAAATAGCTAATCTTGCTTGATTGTACATTAGAATCTCAGATTTTAAggaagtgcacagacatcgCCCCCTTTCATAGTGGAGTGTGAAAACACCcctctagtgacaaactttgcacagatacaagtcactatcatcaaggtcagacatttaaGGGGACATAAACatcagcaaaacacatttttgagtgaagGGGGACTTAAAGTCATGTTAAAGTTTAGCTTGGAGCTGAGCTAACAGAAACACTCAGATACTCTCACTTCACTCAGTATGTCCCATTTCATAACTAATTTTCATGACAGTAAATTTTTATGTTATTTCTGATGTGACAATCTGCGCTCACTATGGAAAGTCACACTCTACATAGCGCTGCTTTAGCAAAACTCTTGTCAACCACTGTATGATCTGCAGCCCAGGTTTGTTTACATGGAGGGAGGTTTCTTTGAGGAAGGAATGAAGCTGGAGGCCATTGACCCTTTAAACCTGGGAAGCATCTGTGTGGCCACTGTACACAAGGTAAGATAGCTGTTTTTGGTTGGTTTGATTTtgtgtgctttgtttgtttaatcttgaTTCGACCTCAGTTACATTACCTTCTTTTGAACACACTAACTTTTACATTGTTCTCTCTTTTTCAATCTCTGTTTTCACTCCTCCCAGGTGCTGTTAGATGGCTACCTGATGGTGGGTATAGATGGTACCACATCAAacaatggctctgattggttttgTTACCATGCCTCCTCTCATGCCATCCTTCCCAAAGACTTCTGTAAAAAGAACAACATCCCTCTCACAGTACCTCCAGGTAAATACAAATGTGCCTCTCTCTTCAGTCTCTGCTTCAGCTGACACTGTGTCTGCAGCACTTGTGCACTCTCTGCTGCTACTAGTTTGCTTCATGTTGGTCTTGAAAGGTGCTGTCAGTTAATGCATGATTTATTTATGATCTGTGTCTTGGCAGGTTATGACCCTCAGACCTTCACCTGGGATAAATACCTGAAGGACACCGGGGCTACAGCTGCACCAGCACGACTGTTTAACGCTGTAAGACAGGAAGGCAGACCAAGACAAACCCTTATGAACCCATCTGTAAatgtatacacacaaatacGTATGCACACATGGCATATGAACCTGTAGTTTATCCATTTCAATCAGGACTACCCAGGTCATGGCTTCTCCCCCAACATGAAGCTGGAGGCGGTGGACTTGATGGAGCCACGCCTAGTGTGTGTGGCCACCGTTAAGCGCTGCGTGGGCCGCCTGCTGCTGATCCACTTTGACGGCTGGGAGGATGAGTTCGACCAGTGGGTCGACCACCAGTCCCCAGACATCTACCCCACTGGCTGGTGTGACCTCATGGGCTACCAGCTCCAGCCGCCTCCTGGGCTCGGTAAGTGCCCCCATTTAATAGGAATACGCCCTAGTGTGTTGTAGAGTTGATTTTAGAGggtcacttttgtgtttttcaatctGGACCCTATTTGACgatgtttttgtgtcactaATGGAGACAAAAAATTTTTAAATTGTTCCAGTACTGAGTGAGAGCACTATCAAAACTGGCTGCAGAGTAATGTTAATGGGCAATTGTGCATCGTTTTTGTCAGTGACAGGCTCCAATTGTTGTTcttagtgtctgacaacataatggaaaggatccctacataCAGTGATAGACCTTTCTTTAAAAgagtaaaattattttttgtttaccCAGTAACAGCCCTGAGATTGCtacaccaaacccaccagactctatttaaataagcaatcattttatcattaaaaaacacacttcatcatttaaactcaacagaaacaaaataaaactcacaaaaaacatcttggtttgtcttcgtACTGTTCCAACAAcaaccaactctggtttggttaaaacAAAATCTTAATTCACGCAgatagatgtgaaaatatgtttatacaCTCTAAAATTACTGTTGATTGACAtgtagtctggtgggtttgctgATGGCAATTTCGAGACTTTTTCTGTTAAACAAAAGGagcttactctttaacaaaaaggtctatctctgtagggatccttttcatcatgttgtcagacactttagCCCCATTTCCATCAAACAccttcagtatggtacctttggaaccaaaagtaaccctttatCCATGGTACCCAGATGCTAGGTCCGTTGAACGTtcccaccgcaaacagtactcttaaatgttggcggggttgttgtcattcACTATTTTCATCCAGCACTGGCTGTATTTCCTCATGACTGgcgacacagatggaagtctgcaccttgtttatcttccacagaatgaggctgcatGCTGATATTTTTGAACAGAATAGTACAGACAAGAGTGAATTTCTCTCAGtgggatattttttttaaaaagtgtgtttgtgcttttagTCCTtgtcaggcaagctcagggtttttttttctcagactacagctgctgagagaggcagcaaaacatcctttcattttgtaaaactctccacggtatgaacagtggtaacatgagcctcaaaaccagccacaactcagccctgagcagagtgaccgtcccctattgaccaatcaacagactgcagtgttcacagctccatctTGTAGTCATGGATCAGTGTGCTAGGTAACCCAACAgaaggggtgaccaaaaatggggacggtgcggaacagttccattggtaccatccacaacttttcacagtggagacGGAAAAAAtgtgtactgcttggtggaaacggggcctAAAAACAACactctgagcctgtcagtggaaaAAATAAGCACTTCtgagtggacgtaaattgatgaTGCACAAATGCCCTGACAAGTTACATTTAtagtctcactcaatactgaaccaattcaaaaaattgttgttcccattagtcagcAGTTAGCAGTAGAGGAGCGACTGCTAACAGGTGTTTCACTCTGTTTTCCAGTTGATGTAGTGGAAAATCAGGCGGTACAAAACAAGAAATACAAGCACTTTGTGTATGGCAAAAAAAGTAAGTTTTGTCTCAGAACTGTATCTGTAGTCTTGTGTCTTGCCACAGAAATCCGATTAGCCCtcacattcagtgttttcttacaTCACGTAGTGAAGTAACTATTCTCTCCCCTACTTGTTTTGTTGtcaacagagaagaagaatgcaaaGAAAAGGCTGTCTCAGGAGCAAGCTAAAGATGATGCTGGTCAGCAGCAACCCATGGTCACTAGCACTGATGGTTCTCCAAGTCTCTGTCTTCCTCCAAAAATGCCTCTTGTCCAGCCCAAAACTGAGCCAGAGGAGCGGGAGAGTAAGTGGACAACCTCATACAACATGATGCTAACTTCTTCTCATTTATGTAAGACAATTTTGGtaattttctgacataattctgtctctgtagtctttgcagtgcaGGTGAaagtggaggaggtggagatggaGACCCCCATTAATCCTCCAGACAACTCTCCACAAGTCTCTCCGGGTAAATTAaaacaggaggagggaggggaggagagcgAGTCAGAGTCAGGACCACATCACAGCTTGAAAAACATagcaaatgaaaatacaaagaAGAGTGAAAATGCAGCAGAAAGAAGTGAAGAGAGTGCATCATTGGAAGAGAGCTTTAGTGGTGAAAGCAACATGGAGCAGAGTGAAAGCAAGCTGGACCAAGAGGAGAGGACCCGGGGAAATGATAGTGCCATGGACGAAATTTCAGAGCAGGACACGACAGGAGAGACTGTAGACATGGAGACATGAGATGGGTATGTCTGCTTAAGGAATGAAGAGAACTGTGGAAAAGGTGGATAAGCAAAAGATTGGGCTGACTCTGTGATGAAGTAAAGTAAGCCATTATGGGGaataaataactgaaataaaacCACCAGAAATGACTAAATGAGACGGCAGGCTGAGCTCTTCAGAGCAAATAATAGAAGTGCTACATGAGCTGGGAGAGTCAGTGCGACTTTTATCTCTAGTGGTTGATGGTGGTGATCTTAACATTTTAATCCTGGTTGATTTGGCAGCATGTCATAGATTTAGAAGCAGCGatggctgggcgatatggagaaaatcagaCTGATATTTCAACAGTATTGAAGGATTGACCATTGGTGCTTTCTCAAAATacttacacaatgagatttttgataaataattatTAGTAATGTGGATTGAACGGCTAGAACAGTCTGATAcattcagaaaattacatcttcttactgtaatgcagcctttaaaaccaggaataCACTAACAATATTGCAATATCCCAAATCTACGACGATATCTAGTTCCATATCAAGATATAGATATAATATCGATCTGATTTAATTCTGCACACAGCGTGGCACTACAAACATTTACTTAATGCAGCTCTGACAGGCTGTCAGAGACTGAAAAGTAAACAGTAAGGCTGTTATTAGTGTGATAAATTTACAAACTGTAATACTAATTTACATACATGCATGTTTCCTGTAAATCTCATGGCCTTAAATAGGCAATTTGAGTCCATAGCAGAAATGGCGGACTCCGCCACCACCAATAAAAAGTACTATATAGAGGAGTAATTACAGAATGCAGATATGTGTGATGGCTATTGCTGAAAAGATATTGGCcattaaaagaattttaaaaagaGGGTTGTATTTTCTGAAAATGTTAAGAGTCATGACTTTTAAGACTTTAACGTCATGGTGCCAGATGGGTTACAAAGACCATTTCAGCCATTCTACTTAACGGTggagtgtgcaggatttagggggatctattggcagaaacctaattatgttttcagtggtgtataatcacctgaaaccaAGGACCACTGCGTTTTTGTTACACTTCAtttctacatagggagcaggtcctcttccacagagcaTGCCATGttacactgccatgtttctacagtagcccagaatggacaaaccaaaccacTTGCTGTAGAGAGGGCCTTTCACATTATCACATACAACATTACCATGCATGGAAAGAGAGCGGGGAGCAGAGGGGTAGTTGGTTCTGTAATTCTGCAGCCTCCcttctagatgccactaaatacTACATACTGCACCTTGAATTTAAAACTACCTCACCTTCTCCATGTTGGCAAGCTCCACTATACAATGCGTGTGCAGAATTGAtaggtttcttttgttttagtttataTGAGTTATACCTAACATCCAACCTGTAAATATGACTTTGAAGGTCATTAGGTGACACAGCAGACAAACATGTgttgtaatgttttattttctcctgttttgtatccagatgtgttctttttttgtatgaATATAAAAtcgttgattaaaaaaaaaaaaaaaaaactattctCTTCAACTTGTCTCAATGCATGTAGCTGAGTACATTCTGTAGTTGTGGTATAGTGGTTAAGGATAACTAGCATAAAGCCAAAGATTGTACCATTTTTGAGCAAGTAACTAAAGCTAGTGACATTCACTTTATTTAGCTTCTTCAAGACTAAAACTTCAACACAGCTGCTCAGGAGCTTCACAAGCTGAGAATGTGGATTTAATGCTGTGAATGTGAAGAAGGGCAGTGCTGACATAGAGCATGTGTGCTCTGTGTAGGTTCCCTGGATTAAAGAAAATCTTTTTGATGAAACAGCAAACatgaaaaactgcaaaaacgAAGCTGTCTAATGAAAAACCGACTGGCAGGATATGTGACACCACCTCGGCAGGTTACAGTTGTAGAGAGTTGAATCCATGGTTTAGCCTCAGGAAGAGGTTGTCTCAAAACATCAGTACAAATGGCAGCAGCTTCAGGCCATGCTGCGTCTCTTGGTGGTTTTCCTGGCTGCTGCTGGTTTTGGGTTTGGACTTTTGCGAAGTTTGGATTTGGCCTTGAGCATTTTGACCTGCCGAAGGCCGTTGAGGTGCATTGGTTTGGGTTTGGTTGCCTTGGGTGCCTTGGCAGGCTTTGGGGTTGGGGCAGCAGGGAGGCTCTCACCCCCAGGACAGGCTTTGAAAACATGGACGTCCTTGACCCTGCGACCCCTCAGCTCAGGGGGATTGGCACAGGTGGCTCGTACCTTCAGGTTAACTTTCTCAATCCACCTagaaaaagaggaaagaggGTATTATCAAAAATTCAGagaaaaccatctcaacaaggGGTAGCTACAGCAACTCAGAGTGGAGTGTAATCGTGTTATTGGGCTATTGGGAGTAACCTAATCATATATATTGGTGAAGaatgctcacaacaaggcctgtggattgtcttgagtaagtgggtcatgatttctggaaagacagattgctgttgagtttttaaaatgtattatagtgctttgagcatcacaagctgagtgtaggaagaaggcagacatctctacggccagtATCTTCaacacaactcacaccaaaacaaactagattgataaatagcactacaggtaagaggaaatatttatgtttcataTTTTGGAATGAGCTGCCCCTTTAAGGAGCTGTAACTCCTGTTGGTCAAACCCAAGCCATTTCTGACTACATTCATTGTGCTGTAGTTGTCTTACATGCGTAGCGGCAGCAGAGGGCAGTCACACATCAGAGGGTTGTCAGCCAGGTTGATGACCTCCAGTGAAGTGAAAGGGTGGAGGTTAGGCACCTCTTCCAGCTGGTTGCCCTCTAAAAAAAGACTCCTCAACCCTGGACCCAGACCTGCCAGGGAGTTCTGTGACATCTGGAGTGAGAGGTCACATCAGAATATTGCTAAATAACCTCTCTTAAAGGATCTGTCTCTGATCCTAAAGCCACACACAGTTATGGAGTATGTGGGCTGgttagagaaaaaaagaaagtatgaATAGAAAGGTCTAAGCTGCTGTATGAGGGTGACTAGTAGCCCACTCACCTTCTCCAGTCCCATGTTATCCAGATACAACTCCTTCAGTGAGCTCTCCAATGGTCGAAAAGCATTCGGCCCCACCCAGCGAACTGAATTCCCTGACAGCCTCAGGTCTCTGAGGTTTCCCGCCTTGCTCAGCGCTTCAGTGGGTACCTCCGTCAGCTTGTTCCCTCCCAGGTGGAGTGTATCAAGGTCACTGGCCTGGTCCAGAGCCCTGGATGACACATGATCGATGGCGTTTCCAGTGAGGTAGAGGGCTCTGAGGCCCTCAGCTCCGGTCAAGATGTCTGGCTCCAGCTTGGAGATGGAGTTGTTCTCCAAGTGCAGTGCCAGAAGGCTGGGCACCAGTTTGAAGGCTCCTTTGGGAAAACCAGTGAAGCGATTCTTCTCCAGGTGGAGGTAGGTCAGCTGAGGGAGGCCTGCCAATTTAGATTATAGAAATTAAATTTAAGTACTAAGACACAAGTCAGAATAATACTGCAAAGGCCTTTTCTTCTAATTTAGCATTTCAAAGACCTTTAAAGGCGTCAGGGCTGAGGGAAGTGAGGTCATTCTCTGACAGGTACAGGTAAATCAGTCCCTTCATTCCACTGAAAGCCCCACCCTCAACCTCCACGATCTTGCAGCGCTGCAGATGTAGGGACACGACCTGGGCAACACCGGGGAAACTGTTGCTAGGGATGTAGTGGAAGTTGTTGCCACGCAGGTCAAGGAGACGCGTGTTGGGAGCGAAACCCCGAGGAATTTTGGTGTGACCGCGGTTCTCACACGAGGAGTGGTGTGTCTCAGCCTGAAGACAGGGAGGTATTGGAAATGTATGgacagaatggacaaatcataATAATTTACACTCTCTTTGACATTATGTAAAGGTATTTCCATCAGCTACAGTGGTTTAAAAAAATTAGATTTAAGGCATAACTCAACATTTTAAGGGATATGCTTAAAGGTAGATGGGAAAAATCAACACAATTCTAATGTCTGTTGGCTACATATGTTGCTACAGTCAGCAGGCAATTAGCtcagcttagcataaagactgtaaacatgGTGACTCTATCAAAATCGAGTATCCATCCAGCACCTCAGAATGTTGTCATTTATCAGTTTGATTGGTTGCCGATGTCAAGAGTTTGATATAATATGGGCTGGTCTGAGACTTTTGGCAAAGTTTCTTCCTGCCTCCAGTCTTTATGGTAAGCTAAGCAAATTCCCTGCTGACTCTGGCTGTATATTTAGCACACAGATATGAAACATGCACAAAAGCCCACCTCCCAAAATGTCTCAATATTCCTTTGATGTCATGTTTCTTGTGTCAGTTTGAAGGTCAAGAGTAAGCATGATATGCAGCTACAAGTCATTTTTTGAGAAACTGGTCAAAGTCACTTTGGGAAACTTGAAATCAGCTTTCAGAAGTACAAGTAGGTAAGAAATGTGTCCGTACTATGGCTAGGTATTGGTAGTGAATACCTTTAGGGCATTGACCGATGTAACCCAGTACCAGAACTTCTCCAGTGAAATGATACCAGCATTTGAACCTTTTTGCACTGGGGGTCTGATCCTGGACTGTCCCGcctccctgctggatcagcaaaaTTTCTGTTGTTGCTGTCTCCAGAGCCACGCTCCTACCAGGGAACAGTCAGTTCAACGTCTTCCTACATTAGCcagagctaacacagcagcagtggctagGCTCCCAAGACCGAGCTGTTCAACTTTCTCAACAAACTAACACAGACACCAAAATGGCTCGACTCTGTTGCTAAGCTTGTTAATAACCATTAAATAACCTTAGCTGTGTGTctctaacagttagccctgtctttgtgtgtgtgtacaggttGACTCCCACCATTTATTGCCAGCCTCATCTTGTGGTGAATTTGAGCATGGTTTATTGATTTGGAAGTTCACCACACTGAGATGCAACTACAACATTCAATAGTATAGCTAGAAACTACACATGCCACTCCATTCACATTGTGGGTATGGAATGAAGCACTCTACTGGTATCTTTATCACTTTAAGAGAACTGGTATTTTTACTGGTATCGTAATTTTTCAAACCATACCCAACCCTAGATCATACACTACAAAGGTAAATCTCAAAACTTCATACAGCCCACTCACCTCGCAGACACAGTTAACAGGACACTTGACCTTGTTCTCTGGTTCTGGTGTGGGTGGTGTGATCCGGGTTGCCTCCTCAAATTCTGCCTTCAGCATGGCCTCCTGGCTCTGACAGCGCAACTCAGGAGGGTGAACAGCCTCCAGGTTCTCTCCTGACAGATGGGCCGGTCCTCCACATGTCCCCATCAGCTTCACCTTGTTCCGAATCGACCACTCCCTGTAGCAAGGTAAAGGGAATTAAAGCTCTGTGGTCTAGAAGTCAGCTATCGCTTCAGCATCCACAAAGGTGTGCTGTACCTGAGTGGACGCAGGTAGCAGTTGCAGTAGATGGGGTTCCCAGCCAGGTTGAGGCGTGCCAGCTTGGGTGAACCTTCAGAGAAGGGCTGGATGACACGCAGCTGGTTGTAGCTGATGTCCAGGTGGACgaggttgggggattttgataCAGCTGTGTTTGCCATGTCCTGCAGAGACATGTGGTCCAGGAAGAGGTGGGTCAGTTTGGCCATGGACACTGCATCCTCTCCGAGGTAAGTCATTGGGTTGTAGCTCAGATCCAGACGGGTCACCTCTGGCAGTCTGGATGCAGAGCGGGAGAAGTGGGGAAAATTGGATTGTAATTTCAGGCCTAGTATTCAAATATTACTCTATTAGAGCACTCAGAACTATTTTCCCTTCAAGACACCGGGTGACTGTGATTTTTGCTGTTGTCTCTTAGCCTTGCCAGCAGCACAGCTCTAGAGATGGCCATTTGAGTCACCGCTTGGGTCTGgtctgaaatatctcaacaactattgaatGGACTGCTATGAAATTTGTTACATACATTCCTGTTCCTAGAGCATGAATCCCACTGACTTTGGTAATACCCTGTCTcttcctctagtgccaccatgaggttcagGTTTGTGGCTTTGACTGAACTTTGGAACAGATATCCGTGTCTCCCTCAGGAATAATTCTACTATCTTTTTGTGATCCCCTGATCTTTCTGTGTAGCTCTATGGCAGATCAGCAGATCACAGATATGCCAAGCTGCCTACCTGGTCATGGTCTCAGTGGGGAAGAACTGCAGCTCATTGTGATCAAGGCTGAGACGGGTGAGCGTAAACAGCCCAGCGAAGGCCTCAGTGTCCAGGTAGTTTAGAGAGTTGTGACTAAGACGGAGCCATTTGATGTTTTGCAAGCCCTGGAGCAAGAAGAGTTTGGCTTTTTAGTTGATGTTCCAACAACAGGAGACATTCCTGCATTTTGTTTAAACCACCTTTTCAGTTTGCCATTTTGAGGTATTTTGCTACCTGGAAGGCCATGTTGGGGATGTAGACCAGCTGGTTGTGTGTAAGGGAGAGCAGGTTGAGGAAGCCGAGCTGAGAGAAAGCTCCAGGCTGGATCTCTTCCACGCGATTACGGTCGATCATGAGCTGCTTCAGCGAGGACAGGCCGTCAAATGACTCctggacaaataaaaaaacgaatttTTATCCTGTTGCACTGAAAATGTGTATGGGGGTGGGAGATGTTagtgtctcattaaaaactcAGTCAAAGTGATGATGGGATAAGTGATGGTTGTGAGAACTGGAtctgcaatgtgtgtgtgtgatgacctGGTAGAGGATGTCGATGTTGTTGTTGGCCAGGTTGAGGAAGACCAGGCGACCAAGGCTGCGGAAAGCCCCCTCCTTCACCCTGCGGATGTTACAGCGCTGCAGCGATAGGTGAGTCAGGTagggtgtgtgtttgaaagccccggtaggcagttcctggatgttGTTGCCTCGAAGATCTAATTTCACTGTGATCTGTAAAGAAAGGGATTCAGTTATCAGATGGAAGAAGATGGGAACTAAACATACTACAgaaatatgtgtatgtgtgtgtgaatttagGACCTCGTCAACAGTTGGAGGAACTTGGGTCAGGTTCTTGTTGACACAGGTCACAGTGAGCTGGATCTGGTCACAGATGCACTCCTTTGGACATTttgctgtgtgtgctgcaggaATGCAGAGGAGGCTGAGCAGCAGCACCCAGAGGGTGTCGGGACAGAGCTGGAAGTACATCTGAGAGGGAAAATAATACCTCAGTCACACGATTGTATGTAGTAGGAATTCATAGTTTAAGGAACTACTTAATCCACAGaataaccatttgtatatcaattacagTGAACTCATAAAGGTAACATCATATTTCTCACATGCTTCCACAATGAATGAAGAATCTGCAGCAAAATGATATTATGTGAAAGTGgtatgtgttttaaatagtattattttagcaaaaatgtatgtgtttgggaagtactgagaatAAGACTGGATAAATAccacttggattatactgcacaagttgtgtgagtttgtaaacagatgttttgatatagttttactgttgttaacaGTGACTCTAATTCACCAAAAGTTTtcccagtttttggattcttcgtccatgtggaggcatgcaagaaaaacaaggttTTCTTCGCAAATTTggcataacacagggtgagtaattgatatacaaattgtcattttgtaTGTGAAATATTCCTGTAATCGTCTTACTAAACCTCCTCTCAGCCAGTGACACAGTAAATGTacaagttgttttgtttcattagGGACAAGCCACTAGCAACTAGCAActgttttggtattttttagGTGTGAGGTACATTTTTAGATCCACCACTTAAccagtcattcattcagtcattcatcgGCTCACTCATAAAACTTACTTTGTTATGGCAGTGTCTACAGAGGAATCAAACCTATTCATTTTATGTAGTTATAGTTATTTTGATGAATTTAATGCAAATGCAGGTGGACCACATGTGTTAGGACCCCAGACTTTTCTGCCTCAGAGGCACTGCTTTGCTGTAAGTCAAGTGGAAAGTAAGTTAAGTATATTTGCTCAAGTACCTAAGTACCATTTTGAGGTACTTGCCAGTTGAGTGTTCCCagtttatgctactttatacttctactccattaTATGTAGAGGGAATATTTTGTGCTTTGTACTTCACTGCATTCATTAGATGGTTATAGATACTTTTcagattaatattttacataaaaattATGATAAGCTTATTAAATACAATGCATAGTTATTAAGATTAAAGTGGTGGTTTCCAGCCTTGTTGGTTTGTGAACATTCGAACAAGCAATGTCTAGTTGGGGTGAGATATCAATAAGTTGCTCTGTCAGAGACACATTTACATTCTAAATGTCCCATTaactttatgttgctgcctgtcttggccaggacaccCTTGAAAaggagatttttaatctcaagagttttttttttttttttttgattaatgaaggttaaataaaaataaattccaaATGGTCATATAATTAACTGTGTAAAGCCTGGACCAAATAGCAAAAACAATAGTAAAAAGAATAAGGAAAAATA
The nucleotide sequence above comes from Epinephelus lanceolatus isolate andai-2023 chromosome 21, ASM4190304v1, whole genome shotgun sequence. Encoded proteins:
- the chadlb gene encoding chondroadherin-like b; the protein is MYFQLCPDTLWVLLLSLLCIPAAHTAKCPKECICDQIQLTVTCVNKNLTQVPPTVDEITVKLDLRGNNIQELPTGAFKHTPYLTHLSLQRCNIRRVKEGAFRSLGRLVFLNLANNNIDILYQESFDGLSSLKQLMIDRNRVEEIQPGAFSQLGFLNLLSLTHNQLVYIPNMAFQGLQNIKWLRLSHNSLNYLDTEAFAGLFTLTRLSLDHNELQFFPTETMTRLPEVTRLDLSYNPMTYLGEDAVSMAKLTHLFLDHMSLQDMANTAVSKSPNLVHLDISYNQLRVIQPFSEGSPKLARLNLAGNPIYCNCYLRPLREWSIRNKVKLMGTCGGPAHLSGENLEAVHPPELRCQSQEAMLKAEFEEATRITPPTPEPENKVKCPVNCVCEAETHHSSCENRGHTKIPRGFAPNTRLLDLRGNNFHYIPSNSFPGVAQVVSLHLQRCKIVEVEGGAFSGMKGLIYLYLSENDLTSLSPDAFKGLPQLTYLHLEKNRFTGFPKGAFKLVPSLLALHLENNSISKLEPDILTGAEGLRALYLTGNAIDHVSSRALDQASDLDTLHLGGNKLTEVPTEALSKAGNLRDLRLSGNSVRWVGPNAFRPLESSLKELYLDNMGLEKMSQNSLAGLGPGLRSLFLEGNQLEEVPNLHPFTSLEVINLADNPLMCDCPLLPLRMWIEKVNLKVRATCANPPELRGRRVKDVHVFKACPGGESLPAAPTPKPAKAPKATKPKPMHLNGLRQVKMLKAKSKLRKSPNPKPAAARKTTKRRSMA
- the l3mbtl2 gene encoding lethal(3)malignant brain tumor-like protein 2 isoform X4; amino-acid sequence: MVHKCCVDSCWNTKRPNLAFHRFPVGDPDRLRQWLVALNMEVNTPLHVLNKLHVCQKHFEPDDYHDILGQPSRRARLLKSTAVPTTQFRYTHTSQTGDPTATVVYLDYLGRPPSKKATVLNRVNKAPPAPTGQDALAAGFEWGAYLEKETSLAASVSCFRHAPLCAQWDDITVGVKVEVLNTNAVLPSKVYWIATVIQIAGYKALLRYEGFEHDSSKDFWCSLVSGELNPIGWCAMTSKLLVPPQDVKQDIPDWKEYLMKKLVGSSTLPVDIYLKLAESMKTSFRIGMRVEVVDPRYVSRTRVATIDSIVGGRLRLVYADQSDAPENTISDFWCHMWSPLLHPIGWSSKVGHAIKEPANSVEAAQSGWKGNCDSSHLLFKKPRFVYMEGGFFEEGMKLEAIDPLNLGSICVATVHKVLLDGYLMVGIDGTTSNNGSDWFCYHASSHAILPKDFCKKNNIPLTVPPGYDPQTFTWDKYLKDTGATAAPARLFNADYPGHGFSPNMKLEAVDLMEPRLVCVATVKRCVGRLLLIHFDGWEDEFDQWVDHQSPDIYPTGWCDLMGYQLQPPPGLVDVVENQAVQNKKYKHFVYGKKKKKNAKKRLSQEQAKDDAGQQQPMVTSTDGSPSLCLPPKMPLVQPKTEPEEREIFAVQVKVEEVEMETPINPPDNSPQVSPGKLKQEEGGEESESESGPHHSLKNIANENTKKSENAAERSEESASLEESFSGESNMEQSESKLDQEERTRGNDSAMDEISEQDTTGETVDMET